The following proteins are co-located in the Pseudomonas cavernae genome:
- a CDS encoding RidA family protein yields the protein MSKTVIHSDKAPAAIGTYSQAIKAGDTVYLSGQIPLDPQTMELVQGFEAQTVQVFENLKAVIEASGGYMSNLVKLNIFLTDLSHFATVNEIMGRYFQQPYPARAAIGVAALPRGALVEMDGILVLE from the coding sequence ATGAGCAAGACCGTCATCCACAGCGACAAGGCCCCCGCCGCCATCGGCACCTATTCCCAGGCGATCAAGGCCGGCGATACCGTGTACCTGTCCGGACAGATCCCGCTGGATCCGCAGACCATGGAGCTGGTGCAAGGCTTCGAGGCGCAGACCGTGCAGGTGTTCGAGAACCTCAAGGCGGTGATCGAAGCCTCCGGCGGCTACATGAGCAACCTGGTCAAGCTGAACATCTTCCTCACCGACCTGTCGCACTTCGCCACGGTCAACGAGATCATGGGCCGCTACTTCCAACAGCCCTACCCGGCCCGCGCCGCCATCGGCGTGGCCGCCCTGCCGCGCGGCGCGCTGGTGGAAATGGACGGCATCCTGGTGCTCGAGTAA
- the rpoZ gene encoding DNA-directed RNA polymerase subunit omega, which yields MARVTVEDCLDNVDNRFELVMLATKRSRQLATGGKEPKVAWENDKPTVVALREIAAGLVNYDVVAQEEIVDDEPLFGNFEEEANEAL from the coding sequence ATGGCCCGCGTTACCGTTGAAGACTGCCTGGACAACGTCGATAACCGCTTCGAGCTGGTCATGCTCGCCACCAAGCGCTCCCGCCAACTGGCCACCGGTGGCAAGGAGCCCAAGGTCGCCTGGGAAAACGACAAGCCGACCGTAGTCGCCCTGCGGGAAATTGCCGCCGGCCTAGTCAATTATGATGTCGTCGCCCAAGAAGAAATCGTCGATGACGAGCCGTTGTTCGGCAACTTCGAGGAAGAGGCCAACGAGGCCCTGTAA
- the exbD gene encoding TonB system transport protein ExbD, whose protein sequence is MGLHLNDGGDDLVESHEINVTPFIDVMLVLLIIFMVAAPLATVDIKVDLPASSAQPAPRPDKPIYLSIKDDQSLFLDNQQVSKEQLGAVLDQQTHADKEQTIFVRGDKTVNYSLLMEVMDALRGAGYLKIGLVGLETVGQQ, encoded by the coding sequence ATGGGACTGCATCTGAACGACGGCGGCGACGACCTGGTCGAATCGCACGAAATCAACGTCACGCCCTTTATCGACGTCATGCTGGTGCTGCTGATCATCTTCATGGTCGCCGCACCCCTGGCCACCGTCGATATCAAGGTCGACCTGCCGGCCTCCAGCGCCCAACCGGCGCCGCGCCCGGACAAGCCGATCTACCTGAGCATCAAGGACGACCAGAGCCTGTTCCTCGACAACCAGCAGGTCAGCAAGGAGCAGCTCGGCGCGGTGCTGGACCAGCAGACCCATGCCGACAAGGAGCAGACCATCTTCGTCCGCGGCGACAAGACGGTGAACTACAGCCTGCTGATGGAGGTGATGGACGCCCTGCGCGGCGCCGGCTACCTGAAGATCGGCCTGGTAGGACTCGAGACGGTCGGCCAGCAATGA
- a CDS encoding energy transducer TonB family protein — protein sequence MSKRLHKLSRYGVSLAVVLGLHLGLALWALYWHPQAAPVELPPAAMLIELAPLPPAAPKPAPPPPPVQPQEPEPQPKLIEAPKPKIALAPKPKPKPKPQPPKPVEPKPQPEQPPQEIAPAPPAKTESQPAAPQLAAVSAPSKAKETWQSKLLGHLARYKRYPDDARRRGFEGVTKVRFRVDGDGKVLSVGLAGSSGSASLDRATLAMIRRAQPLPKPPAELLDGNSLEVVAPFVYSLDRRR from the coding sequence ATGAGTAAGCGCTTGCACAAGCTGTCGCGCTATGGCGTCAGCCTGGCCGTCGTGCTCGGCCTGCACCTCGGCCTGGCACTCTGGGCGCTGTACTGGCACCCGCAGGCCGCGCCGGTCGAGTTGCCGCCGGCGGCCATGCTGATCGAACTGGCGCCGCTGCCGCCCGCGGCGCCGAAGCCGGCCCCGCCACCGCCGCCCGTGCAGCCGCAGGAGCCGGAGCCGCAGCCAAAACTGATCGAAGCGCCGAAACCGAAGATCGCCCTGGCGCCCAAGCCGAAGCCCAAACCCAAGCCGCAACCACCGAAGCCGGTCGAGCCCAAGCCGCAGCCCGAGCAGCCGCCGCAGGAAATCGCGCCGGCGCCGCCGGCCAAAACCGAGAGCCAGCCCGCCGCCCCGCAGCTGGCGGCGGTCAGCGCACCGTCAAAGGCCAAGGAGACCTGGCAGAGTAAGCTGCTCGGCCACTTGGCGCGCTACAAGCGCTACCCCGACGATGCCCGCCGGCGCGGCTTCGAAGGCGTCACCAAGGTGCGCTTCCGGGTTGACGGCGACGGCAAGGTGCTGAGCGTGGGACTGGCCGGCAGCTCCGGCAGCGCCTCGCTGGACCGCGCCACCCTGGCGATGATCCGCCGCGCCCAGCCGTTGCCGAAGCCACCGGCGGAGCTGCTCGACGGCAACAGCCTGGAAGTGGTCGCGCCCTTCGTCTACTCCCTGGATCGCCGCCGCTGA
- a CDS encoding NAD-dependent epimerase/dehydratase family protein, producing MPSLLIAGCGDVGGRLASQLLAVGWRVHGLRRTVAALPAGVLPLAADLDSAVCPPAWPAQQLDYLVYSAAASAPDEAGYRRAYVDGLAHVLAWLAQHGQRPRRLLFVSSSGVYGQQHGEWVDEGSPAVAEGFSARIMREAEQLALGCGVPASVVRLTGIYGPGRNWLLDQVRQGYRVASEPPLYANRIHAEDAAGLLAFLLQADARGVALADCYLGVDDAPAPLHEVVAWLRDYLGVTAWAEAASMRRTGSKRCSNARARALGWQPRYPSYREGYAAVLAEAGLLR from the coding sequence ATGCCCTCTCTGTTGATTGCCGGTTGTGGCGATGTCGGTGGCCGTCTGGCCAGCCAGCTGCTCGCGGTTGGCTGGCGCGTGCATGGCCTGCGCCGCACGGTCGCCGCCCTGCCGGCCGGGGTGCTGCCGCTGGCCGCCGATCTCGACAGCGCCGTCTGCCCGCCGGCCTGGCCAGCGCAGCAACTGGATTATCTGGTGTATAGCGCCGCCGCCAGCGCGCCTGACGAGGCCGGCTACCGGCGGGCCTATGTCGACGGCCTCGCCCATGTGCTGGCCTGGCTGGCGCAGCACGGTCAGCGCCCGCGGCGTCTGCTGTTCGTCTCCAGCAGCGGGGTGTATGGCCAGCAGCACGGCGAGTGGGTCGACGAGGGTTCGCCGGCCGTGGCCGAAGGGTTTTCCGCACGGATCATGCGCGAGGCCGAGCAGCTGGCGCTGGGCTGCGGCGTGCCGGCCAGCGTGGTGCGCCTGACCGGCATCTACGGGCCGGGGCGCAACTGGCTGCTCGATCAGGTCCGCCAAGGCTATCGCGTGGCCAGCGAGCCGCCGTTGTATGCCAACCGCATCCATGCCGAGGATGCCGCCGGGCTGCTGGCCTTCCTGCTGCAGGCAGACGCCCGTGGTGTGGCGCTGGCGGATTGCTACCTCGGCGTCGACGACGCGCCGGCGCCGCTGCACGAGGTGGTGGCCTGGCTGCGCGACTATCTGGGGGTGACGGCGTGGGCCGAGGCGGCGAGCATGCGTCGCACCGGCAGCAAGCGCTGCAGCAACGCCCGCGCCCGTGCGCTTGGCTGGCAGCCGCGCTACCCGAGCTATCGCGAGGGGTATGCGGCGGTGCTGGCGGAGGCCGGGTTGCTGCGTTAG
- the gmk gene encoding guanylate kinase, with protein sequence MNAPTGTLYIVSAPSGAGKTSLVKALIDTQPQIRVSVSHTTRGMRPGETDGINYHFVDREAFLAMLERDEFLEHAEVFGNLYGTSQRWLEQTLGEGYDLILEIDWQGAQQVRKLMPQAKSIFILPPTQEALRQRLTNRGQDSDEIIERRMREAVSEMSHYVEYDYLVINDDFAHALDDLRAIFRSNQLQQAPQQQRFGRLLAELLA encoded by the coding sequence ATGAACGCCCCCACCGGCACCCTCTACATCGTTTCCGCGCCCTCCGGCGCCGGCAAGACCAGCCTGGTCAAGGCCCTGATCGACACCCAGCCGCAGATCCGCGTGTCGGTTTCGCACACCACTCGCGGCATGCGTCCCGGCGAAACCGACGGGATCAACTATCACTTCGTCGATCGCGAGGCCTTCCTCGCCATGCTCGAGCGCGATGAATTTCTCGAGCATGCGGAAGTCTTCGGCAACCTCTACGGCACCTCGCAGCGCTGGCTGGAACAGACCCTTGGCGAAGGCTACGACCTGATCCTGGAAATCGACTGGCAGGGCGCCCAGCAGGTGCGCAAGCTGATGCCGCAGGCGAAATCCATCTTTATCCTGCCGCCGACGCAAGAAGCCTTGCGCCAGCGCCTGACCAACCGCGGCCAGGACAGCGACGAGATCATCGAGCGGCGCATGCGCGAGGCGGTCAGCGAGATGAGCCACTATGTCGAGTACGACTATCTGGTGATCAACGATGATTTCGCCCACGCCCTGGACGATCTGAGGGCGATCTTCCGCAGCAACCAGCTGCAACAAGCCCCTCAGCAGCAGCGTTTCGGCCGGTTGCTGGCGGAGTTGCTGGCCTGA
- the recG gene encoding ATP-dependent DNA helicase RecG, with product MTELAAVSVTALKGVGAALAEKLAKVGLESLQDLLFHLPLRYQDRTRITPIGALRPGQDAVVEGVVAGADVVMGRRRSLLVRLQDGSGTLSLRFYHFSQAQKDGLKRGTQLRCYGEVRPGASGLEIYHPEYRALSGSDAAPVEQTLTPIYPTTEGLTQQRLRQLSEQALARLGPHSLPDWLPAELARDYRLGPLDESIRYLHRPPPDADLEELAEGRHWAQHRLAFEELLTHQLSLQRLREAVRAQAAPRLPPAKRLPPQFLLNLGFQPTGAQQRVGAEIAYDLSQDEPMLRLVQGDVGAGKTVVAALAALQALEAGYQVALMAPTEILAEQHFLNFSKWLQPLGLEVAWLAGKLKGKARAAALEQIAAGVPMVVGTHALFQDEVRFQRLALAIIDEQHRFGVQQRLALRQKGVAGQLCPHQLIMTATPIPRTLAMSAYADLDTSILDELPPGRTPVNTLVIADNRRLEVIERVRSACREGRQAYWVCTLIEESEELTCQAAETTYEELGAALDGLRVGLIHGRMKPAEKAAVMDEFKQGRLQLLVATTVIEVGVDVPNASLMIIENPERLGLAQLHQLRGRVGRGSAASHCVLLYHPPLSQLGRERLGIMRETCDGFVIAEKDLELRGPGEMLGTRQTGLLQFKVADLMRDADLLPAVRDAAQALLARWPQHVSPLLERWLRHGQQYGQV from the coding sequence ATGACCGAACTGGCGGCGGTGTCGGTCACCGCGCTGAAGGGGGTCGGCGCCGCACTGGCGGAAAAGCTCGCCAAGGTCGGCCTGGAAAGCCTGCAGGACTTGCTGTTCCACCTGCCGCTGCGCTATCAGGATCGCACCCGCATCACCCCCATCGGCGCCCTGCGCCCCGGCCAGGACGCGGTGGTCGAGGGCGTGGTGGCCGGCGCCGACGTGGTCATGGGCAGGCGCCGCAGCCTGCTGGTGCGCCTGCAGGACGGTAGCGGCACGCTGTCCTTGCGCTTCTACCACTTCAGCCAGGCGCAGAAGGATGGTCTCAAGCGCGGCACCCAGCTGCGCTGCTACGGCGAGGTGCGCCCCGGCGCCTCGGGGCTGGAGATCTACCACCCGGAATACCGCGCCCTCAGCGGCAGCGACGCGGCGCCGGTGGAGCAGACCCTGACGCCGATCTACCCGACCACCGAAGGTCTCACCCAGCAGCGCCTGCGCCAGCTCAGCGAACAGGCGCTGGCACGCCTGGGCCCGCACAGCCTGCCCGACTGGCTGCCCGCCGAACTGGCCCGCGACTACCGCCTCGGCCCGCTCGACGAGTCGATCCGCTACCTGCACCGGCCGCCGCCGGATGCCGACCTCGAGGAACTCGCCGAAGGCCGGCACTGGGCCCAGCACCGCCTGGCCTTCGAGGAACTGCTGACCCACCAGCTGTCGCTGCAGCGCCTGCGCGAAGCCGTGCGCGCGCAAGCGGCGCCACGCCTGCCGCCGGCCAAGCGCCTGCCGCCGCAGTTCCTGCTCAATCTCGGTTTCCAGCCCACCGGCGCGCAGCAGCGGGTCGGCGCCGAGATCGCCTACGACCTCAGCCAGGACGAGCCGATGCTGCGCCTGGTGCAGGGCGACGTCGGCGCCGGCAAGACCGTGGTCGCCGCCCTCGCCGCCCTGCAGGCGCTGGAGGCCGGCTATCAGGTGGCGCTGATGGCGCCCACCGAGATCCTCGCCGAGCAGCACTTTCTCAACTTCAGCAAATGGCTGCAGCCGCTCGGCCTCGAGGTCGCCTGGCTGGCCGGCAAGCTCAAGGGCAAGGCGCGCGCGGCGGCGCTGGAGCAGATCGCCGCCGGCGTGCCGATGGTGGTCGGCACCCACGCGCTGTTCCAGGACGAGGTACGTTTCCAGCGCCTGGCCCTGGCGATCATCGACGAGCAACACCGCTTCGGTGTGCAGCAGCGTCTGGCGTTGCGCCAGAAGGGTGTGGCCGGCCAGCTCTGCCCGCACCAGCTGATCATGACCGCCACGCCGATTCCGCGCACCCTGGCGATGAGCGCCTATGCCGATCTGGACACTTCGATCCTCGACGAGCTGCCGCCCGGGCGCACCCCGGTCAACACCCTGGTGATCGCCGACAATCGCCGCCTCGAGGTGATCGAACGGGTGCGCTCGGCCTGCCGCGAAGGCCGCCAGGCCTACTGGGTATGCACCCTGATCGAAGAATCCGAGGAGCTGACCTGCCAGGCCGCGGAAACCACCTACGAGGAGCTCGGCGCCGCCCTCGACGGCCTGCGCGTCGGCTTGATCCACGGGCGCATGAAGCCGGCGGAAAAGGCCGCGGTGATGGACGAGTTCAAGCAGGGCCGCCTGCAACTGCTGGTCGCCACCACGGTGATCGAGGTCGGCGTCGACGTGCCCAACGCCAGCCTGATGATCATCGAGAACCCCGAGCGCCTCGGCCTAGCCCAACTGCACCAGCTGCGCGGCCGGGTCGGTCGCGGCAGCGCCGCCAGTCACTGCGTGCTGCTCTATCATCCGCCGCTGTCGCAACTCGGCCGCGAGCGCCTGGGCATCATGCGCGAGACCTGCGACGGCTTCGTCATCGCCGAGAAGGACCTGGAACTGCGCGGCCCCGGCGAGATGCTCGGCACCCGCCAGACCGGCCTGCTGCAGTTCAAGGTCGCCGACCTGATGCGCGATGCCGACCTGCTGCCGGCCGTGCGCGATGCCGCCCAGGCCCTGCTGGCGCGCTGGCCGCAACACGTCAGTCCGCTGCTGGAGCGCTGGTTGCGTCACGGCCAGCAATATGGTCAGGTGTGA
- the spoT gene encoding bifunctional GTP diphosphokinase/guanosine-3',5'-bis pyrophosphate 3'-pyrophosphohydrolase: MPSIDALADRLSAYLGADQVNLVRRAYFYAEQAHDGQRRRSGEAYVTHPLAVANILADMHMDHQSLMAAMLHDVIEDTGIAKEALSAQFGETVAELVDGVSKLTQMDFQTKAEAQAENFQKMAMAMARDIRVILVKLADRLHNMRTLDAMPHEKSRRIAKETLEIYAPIANRLGMHSMRVEFEDLGFKAMHPMRSARIRAAVRGARGNRKEIVNKIEESLTHCLTREGMSGEVIGREKHLYSIYKKMRGKRRAFNEIMDVYAFRIIVDKVDTCYRVLGAVHNLYKPLPGRFKDYIAIPKANGYQSLHTTLFGMHGVPIEIQIRTREMEEMANNGIAAHWLYKSSDDDQPKGSHARARQWVKGVLEMQQRAGNSLEFIESVKIDLFPDEVYVFTPKGRIMELPKGSTAVDFAYAVHTDVGNSCIACRINRRLAPLSQALESGSTVEIVTAPGARPNPAWLNFVVTGKARTHIRHALKQQRRSESISLGERLLNKVLTGFDSHLQKIPAKRLQLVLGEYHLEVLEDLLEDIGLGNRMAYVVARRLLAEGGEQLPSSQGPLAIRGTEGLVLSYAKCCTPIPGDPIVGHLSAGKGMVVHLDNCKNISEIRHNPEKCIQLSWAKDVTGEFNVELRVELEHQRGLIALLASSVNAADGNIEKISMDERDGRISVVQLVVSVHDRVHLARVIKKLRGLLGVIRITRVRA; this comes from the coding sequence GTGCCGAGCATAGACGCCCTCGCCGATCGACTTTCGGCCTACCTCGGCGCCGACCAGGTCAACCTGGTCCGCCGCGCCTACTTCTACGCCGAGCAGGCCCACGACGGCCAGCGCCGCCGCAGCGGCGAGGCCTACGTCACTCATCCCCTCGCGGTGGCCAACATCCTCGCCGACATGCACATGGACCATCAGAGCCTGATGGCCGCGATGCTGCATGACGTCATCGAGGACACCGGCATCGCCAAGGAAGCCCTCAGCGCGCAGTTCGGCGAGACCGTCGCAGAGCTGGTCGACGGGGTCAGCAAGCTGACCCAGATGGACTTCCAGACCAAGGCCGAGGCGCAGGCCGAGAACTTCCAGAAGATGGCCATGGCCATGGCCCGCGACATCCGCGTGATCCTGGTCAAGCTCGCCGACCGCCTGCACAACATGCGCACCCTCGATGCCATGCCGCACGAGAAGAGCCGACGGATCGCCAAGGAAACCCTGGAGATCTACGCGCCGATCGCCAACCGCCTGGGCATGCACAGCATGCGCGTGGAGTTCGAGGACCTCGGCTTCAAGGCCATGCACCCGATGCGCTCGGCGCGCATCCGCGCCGCGGTGCGTGGCGCGCGCGGCAACCGCAAGGAAATCGTCAACAAGATCGAGGAATCGCTGACCCACTGCCTGACCCGCGAAGGCATGAGCGGCGAGGTGATCGGCCGCGAGAAGCACCTCTACAGCATCTACAAGAAGATGCGCGGCAAGCGCCGGGCGTTCAACGAGATCATGGACGTCTACGCCTTCCGCATCATCGTCGACAAGGTCGACACCTGCTACCGCGTGCTCGGCGCCGTGCACAACCTGTACAAGCCGCTGCCCGGGCGCTTCAAGGACTACATCGCGATCCCCAAGGCCAACGGCTACCAGTCGCTGCACACCACCCTGTTCGGCATGCACGGCGTGCCCATCGAGATCCAGATCCGCACCCGCGAGATGGAAGAGATGGCCAACAACGGCATCGCCGCGCACTGGCTGTACAAGTCCAGCGACGACGACCAGCCCAAGGGCAGCCACGCCCGCGCCCGTCAATGGGTCAAGGGCGTGCTGGAGATGCAGCAACGCGCCGGCAACTCGCTGGAATTCATCGAGAGCGTGAAGATCGACCTGTTCCCCGACGAGGTCTACGTGTTCACGCCCAAGGGCCGCATCATGGAGCTGCCGAAAGGCTCCACCGCGGTCGACTTCGCCTATGCGGTGCACACCGATGTCGGCAACTCGTGCATCGCCTGCCGCATCAACCGCCGCCTGGCGCCGCTGTCGCAGGCCCTGGAAAGTGGTTCGACGGTGGAAATCGTCACCGCCCCCGGCGCCCGGCCGAACCCAGCCTGGCTCAACTTCGTGGTCACCGGCAAGGCGCGCACACATATCCGCCATGCGCTCAAGCAGCAGCGCCGCTCGGAGTCGATCAGCCTCGGCGAACGCCTGCTGAACAAGGTGCTGACCGGCTTCGACAGCCATCTGCAGAAGATTCCTGCGAAGCGCCTGCAGCTGGTGCTGGGCGAATACCACCTGGAAGTGCTCGAGGACCTGCTGGAAGACATCGGCCTCGGCAACCGCATGGCCTATGTGGTGGCCCGCCGCCTGCTGGCCGAAGGTGGCGAACAGCTGCCGAGCAGCCAGGGGCCGCTGGCGATCCGCGGCACCGAGGGCCTGGTGCTGAGCTACGCCAAGTGCTGCACGCCGATCCCCGGTGACCCGATCGTCGGCCACCTGTCGGCCGGCAAGGGCATGGTGGTGCACCTGGACAACTGCAAGAACATCAGCGAAATCCGCCACAACCCGGAAAAATGCATCCAGCTGTCCTGGGCCAAGGATGTCACCGGCGAATTCAACGTCGAACTGCGCGTCGAGCTGGAGCACCAGCGCGGCCTGATCGCCCTGCTGGCCAGCAGCGTCAACGCCGCCGACGGCAACATCGAGAAGATCAGCATGGACGAACGCGATGGCCGCATCAGCGTGGTCCAACTGGTGGTCAGCGTGCATGACCGCGTGCATCTGGCCCGCGTGATCAAGAAACTGCGCGGGCTGTTAGGCGTGATCCGCATCACCCGCGTCCGCGCCTAA
- a CDS encoding hydrogen peroxide-inducible genes activator, with product MTLTELRYIVTLAQEQHFGRAAERCHVSQPTLSVGVKKLEDELGVLIFERSKSAVRMTPVGETIITQAQKVLEQAQGIRELAQAGKNQLAAPLRVGAIYTVGPYLFPHLIPQLHRVAPQMPLYIEENFTHVLRDKLRNGELDAIIIALPFQEADVLTMTLYDEPFQVLLPAGHPWGQKETIDSAQLNDKSLLLLGEGHCFRDQVLEACPTLRKHGDEGSQYTTVESSSLETIRHMVASGMGISILPLSAVDSHHYAPGIFDVRPLTPPVPFRTVAIAWRASFPRPKAIDVLADSIRLCSVAQPQTSAA from the coding sequence ATGACCCTCACCGAGCTGCGCTACATCGTCACCCTCGCCCAGGAACAGCATTTCGGCCGCGCGGCGGAGCGCTGCCACGTCAGTCAGCCGACCCTGTCGGTGGGGGTGAAGAAGCTGGAAGACGAACTCGGCGTGCTGATCTTCGAGCGCAGCAAGAGCGCGGTGCGCATGACCCCGGTCGGGGAAACCATCATCACCCAGGCGCAGAAGGTGCTGGAGCAGGCCCAGGGCATCCGTGAGCTGGCCCAGGCTGGCAAGAACCAGCTGGCCGCGCCGCTCAGGGTCGGCGCCATCTATACCGTCGGCCCCTACCTGTTTCCCCACCTGATCCCGCAGCTGCACCGGGTCGCCCCGCAGATGCCGCTGTACATCGAGGAAAACTTCACCCACGTGCTGCGCGACAAGCTGCGCAACGGCGAGCTGGACGCGATCATCATCGCCCTGCCATTCCAGGAAGCCGACGTGCTGACCATGACGCTGTACGACGAGCCCTTCCAGGTGTTGCTGCCCGCCGGCCACCCCTGGGGCCAGAAGGAGACCATCGACAGCGCGCAGCTCAACGACAAGAGCCTGCTGCTGCTCGGCGAGGGCCACTGCTTCCGCGACCAAGTGCTGGAGGCCTGCCCGACCCTGCGCAAGCACGGTGACGAAGGCAGCCAATACACCACGGTGGAATCCAGCTCGCTGGAAACCATCCGCCACATGGTCGCCTCCGGCATGGGCATCTCGATCCTGCCGCTGTCGGCGGTGGACAGCCACCACTACGCTCCGGGCATCTTCGACGTGCGCCCGCTGACCCCGCCGGTGCCGTTCCGCACCGTGGCCATCGCCTGGCGCGCCAGCTTCCCGCGGCCGAAGGCCATCGACGTGCTGGCCGACTCGATCCGCCTGTGCTCGGTGGCGCAGCCGCAGACCAGCGCCGCCTGA
- the exbB gene encoding tonB-system energizer ExbB: MNAIHSNAQPNPLARTWRGVAALLCSLLLVPTLALAQEPASAPSAPATASTAVTSAVPAPTSAADTGAAAPAEQTAADAAVVAAAEQQELLAAEQALEHDLSPWGMYQNADIVVKLVMIGLALASVITWTIWIAKGFELLGAKRRLRGELAALKKVRSLKEAGEQTARPGSLAQTLVQDALEELQLSTNTREKDGIKERVSFRLERLVAASGRSMSQGTGVLATIGSTAPFVGLFGTVWGIMNSFIGIAKSQTTNLAVVAPGIAEALLATALGLVAAIPAVVIYNVFARSITGHKAQVADASAQVLLLVSRDLDQPPAERSQPHVVKLG; encoded by the coding sequence ATGAACGCTATCCACTCCAACGCCCAGCCTAACCCTCTTGCCCGTACCTGGCGCGGCGTCGCAGCCCTGCTCTGCAGCCTGCTGCTGGTGCCCACCCTGGCCTTGGCGCAAGAGCCCGCCAGCGCCCCGAGCGCGCCGGCCACCGCCAGCACAGCGGTCACGTCCGCAGTGCCGGCCCCGACGAGTGCCGCCGACACCGGCGCGGCGGCGCCCGCCGAGCAGACCGCCGCCGATGCAGCCGTCGTGGCCGCCGCCGAACAGCAGGAACTGCTCGCCGCCGAACAGGCGCTGGAGCATGACCTGTCGCCCTGGGGCATGTACCAGAACGCCGATATCGTGGTGAAACTGGTGATGATCGGCCTGGCCCTCGCCTCGGTGATCACCTGGACGATCTGGATCGCCAAGGGTTTCGAGCTGCTCGGCGCCAAACGCCGCCTGCGCGGCGAGCTGGCGGCGCTGAAAAAAGTACGCTCGCTGAAGGAGGCCGGCGAGCAGACGGCACGCCCGGGCAGTCTGGCCCAGACGCTGGTGCAGGACGCCCTGGAAGAACTGCAGCTGTCGACCAACACACGCGAGAAGGACGGCATCAAGGAGCGCGTCAGCTTCCGCCTCGAGCGCCTGGTGGCCGCCAGCGGCCGCAGCATGAGCCAGGGCACCGGCGTGCTCGCCACCATCGGCTCGACCGCGCCCTTCGTCGGTCTGTTCGGCACCGTCTGGGGGATCATGAACAGCTTCATCGGCATCGCCAAGTCGCAGACCACCAACCTCGCGGTGGTCGCCCCCGGCATCGCCGAAGCCCTGCTGGCCACCGCCCTCGGTCTGGTCGCGGCGATCCCGGCGGTGGTCATCTACAACGTCTTCGCCCGCTCCATCACCGGCCACAAGGCCCAGGTGGCCGATGCCTCGGCGCAGGTGCTGTTGCTGGTCAGCCGCGACCTCGACCAGCCGCCGGCCGAACGCAGCCAGCCGCACGTGGTGAAACTGGGGTAA